The proteins below come from a single Piscinibacter gummiphilus genomic window:
- a CDS encoding Bug family tripartite tricarboxylate transporter substrate binding protein, whose translation MLKQFLRGLVACAAMAVAICAPAAEFPSMPVKLVVPLGPGSATDILARQVAQWLEAEWGQPVIVENRPGAGGVVAADYVSKQPADGHTLLLTGSSLVIAPLIDRNANFRIGRDLKPVARLAILRIVLATNNKVPVPNLREFAALSRARPGTMNYAGLGRTSIIDIGMEVLKQGLHMDLTPVAYKGAAEHNTALIRNDVQLVWGGAQVLKEQAKAGRVRLLAAVSEHRFSDLPDLPTVKEEGYQGFIPQVWTGIIAPAGTPDHVLARITNDVNRVLARADAQAVLRDKLGNDPAPLPPGMFGEEVNKETAFWARTLKGLGIEPQ comes from the coding sequence ATGCTGAAGCAATTCTTGAGAGGGCTGGTCGCCTGCGCCGCGATGGCCGTGGCGATCTGCGCGCCGGCAGCGGAATTTCCCTCCATGCCGGTCAAGCTGGTGGTGCCGCTGGGTCCGGGTTCGGCGACCGACATCCTGGCGCGCCAGGTGGCTCAATGGCTTGAGGCGGAATGGGGGCAGCCCGTCATCGTGGAGAACCGCCCGGGTGCCGGTGGCGTGGTGGCGGCCGACTACGTGTCCAAGCAGCCGGCCGACGGGCACACTCTGCTGTTGACGGGATCGTCACTGGTGATCGCGCCGCTCATTGATCGCAATGCCAACTTCCGCATCGGCCGCGATTTGAAGCCGGTGGCGCGCCTGGCGATTCTGCGTATCGTTCTGGCCACCAACAACAAGGTGCCAGTTCCGAACCTGCGTGAGTTCGCCGCGCTCAGCCGTGCCCGGCCGGGGACGATGAACTATGCCGGACTGGGGCGTACGTCGATCATCGACATCGGCATGGAGGTGCTGAAGCAGGGACTGCACATGGATCTCACGCCGGTCGCGTACAAAGGTGCGGCAGAACACAACACGGCGCTGATCCGCAACGACGTGCAGTTGGTGTGGGGTGGCGCCCAGGTGCTCAAGGAGCAAGCGAAGGCGGGTCGGGTCCGTTTGCTGGCGGCCGTCTCCGAGCACCGCTTCTCCGATCTGCCCGACCTGCCCACCGTGAAAGAGGAAGGCTACCAGGGCTTCATTCCTCAAGTGTGGACCGGGATCATCGCGCCGGCAGGTACCCCGGACCACGTACTCGCTCGCATTACCAACGACGTCAACCGCGTGCTCGCCCGCGCGGATGCCCAGGCCGTGCTGCGCGACAAGCTCGGCAACGATCCCGCGCCGCTGCCGCCTGGGATGTTCGGCGAGGAAGTGAACAAGGAAACGGCGTTCTGGGCGCGCACGCTCAAGGGCCTCGGCATCGAGCCGCAGTAA
- a CDS encoding carboxymuconolactone decarboxylase family protein: MNDPLYEKGVANRRFVMGETHVASSTAARTSFSQPLNELAMRYCWGELWSREGVSWKIRSLVCLALLAVQNKPVEFKAHVGGALRNGATHEEIQEVLLQLVIYCGLPTGSQAFRWANEYLAEAQQPQDPAPPST, encoded by the coding sequence ATGAACGACCCGCTCTACGAAAAGGGTGTGGCCAACCGGCGATTCGTGATGGGCGAGACCCATGTGGCGAGCAGCACCGCGGCGCGTACCAGCTTCTCGCAGCCGCTGAACGAACTCGCCATGCGCTATTGCTGGGGTGAATTGTGGTCGCGCGAGGGCGTGTCGTGGAAGATTCGCAGTTTGGTCTGCTTGGCCTTGCTGGCGGTGCAGAACAAGCCGGTCGAATTCAAGGCCCATGTGGGAGGGGCGCTACGCAACGGCGCGACGCACGAGGAAATCCAGGAGGTTTTGCTCCAGTTGGTGATTTATTGCGGCCTGCCCACCGGCAGCCAGGCCTTCCGATGGGCCAACGAATATCTCGCAGAGGCGCAGCAACCACAGGATCCCGCGCCTCCATCGACGTAG
- a CDS encoding alpha/beta fold hydrolase, translated as MSRFEPIRGGYFGIEVDGVAYRIFYEEAGQGIPLLCLHTAGADSRQWRHLLNDREVTQRFRVIAFDLPYHGRSNPPAGWWLRKYELTRRLYVGCIREVYRALELERPILLGCSIGGFVVLQLAVDHGEELRGVIGLQSVAHGIGRHNDFLHHPAIHGGEFAASYTYGLNSPLSPEEARRENWWYYAQGGPGVYAGDTAFGREFDVRAQLKDIDTRRCKVSIISGDYDYSALPDVSRQVAEAIPGAQFTLIEGLGHFPVIEDYAKLRPSLHGALEHMLEEEQSA; from the coding sequence ATGAGCCGCTTCGAACCTATCCGCGGCGGCTACTTCGGTATCGAGGTCGATGGTGTCGCCTACCGGATCTTCTACGAGGAAGCGGGGCAGGGCATTCCGCTGCTGTGCCTGCACACTGCCGGCGCCGACAGCCGCCAGTGGCGACACCTGCTCAACGACCGCGAAGTCACCCAGCGCTTTCGCGTCATTGCATTCGACCTGCCTTACCACGGGCGCTCGAATCCTCCCGCGGGCTGGTGGCTGCGCAAGTACGAACTCACTCGTCGTCTCTACGTGGGCTGCATCCGCGAGGTCTATCGGGCGCTGGAACTGGAACGCCCCATCCTGCTGGGTTGCTCCATCGGCGGCTTCGTGGTGCTGCAACTGGCGGTGGATCATGGCGAGGAGCTTCGCGGCGTCATCGGCCTGCAAAGCGTGGCCCATGGCATCGGCCGCCACAACGACTTCCTGCACCACCCCGCGATCCACGGCGGCGAGTTCGCTGCCAGCTATACGTACGGGCTGAATTCGCCTCTGAGTCCGGAGGAGGCCCGGCGAGAGAATTGGTGGTACTACGCTCAGGGCGGGCCGGGTGTCTATGCCGGCGATACCGCCTTCGGGCGGGAGTTCGACGTGCGTGCCCAACTCAAGGACATCGATACGCGCCGCTGCAAGGTATCGATCATCTCGGGCGACTATGACTATTCGGCGCTGCCTGACGTCTCCCGGCAGGTGGCTGAGGCGATCCCCGGCGCCCAGTTCACGCTGATCGAGGGGCTGGGCCATTTCCCGGTCATCGAGGACTACGCCAAGCTGCGTCCCAGCCTGCATGGCGCGCTGGAGCACATGCTCGAAGAGGAGCAGTCGGCATGA
- a CDS encoding LysR family transcriptional regulator translates to MTLKELEAVYWAGTLGSFVLAADRLSMTQSSLSKRILELEEELGERLFDRSGPRARITGAGERVLAQARQMLALRDAVLIGARGPTALLGTCRFGVSEQVASTWLPALVQRMRKSWPEVALEPRVGVTHELLAAVVRGETDFALCPGGSADAQLSSRRLHAVEMVWVAGQDFMPPDGVLTPERLTQLPVITTSAQAGATAALDAWAVDRGFKFRRIVACNSMGAVAALAAAGLGLCVLPKPFASRFFKEGRLVRVAAVRELLVPSLPYYLHWRRDDDSTLGAAVRETVVAVGSKPRWPG, encoded by the coding sequence ATGACCTTGAAAGAGTTGGAAGCCGTGTACTGGGCCGGTACGTTAGGCAGTTTCGTATTGGCCGCAGACCGCTTGTCGATGACCCAGTCTTCGCTGTCCAAGCGGATCCTCGAACTGGAGGAGGAACTCGGCGAAAGGCTGTTCGACCGCTCCGGCCCCCGGGCGCGAATCACCGGTGCCGGCGAGCGTGTGCTGGCCCAGGCTCGGCAGATGCTGGCTCTGCGTGACGCCGTCCTCATCGGCGCGCGGGGGCCGACGGCGTTGCTGGGAACCTGCCGCTTCGGCGTCAGTGAGCAGGTCGCCTCCACATGGCTGCCGGCACTCGTGCAGCGGATGCGCAAGAGCTGGCCCGAAGTCGCGCTGGAGCCCCGCGTCGGCGTGACGCATGAGCTGTTGGCCGCCGTGGTGCGGGGGGAGACTGACTTCGCCTTGTGTCCGGGTGGCTCGGCTGACGCACAGCTCAGTTCGCGCAGACTGCATGCTGTCGAGATGGTTTGGGTGGCAGGGCAGGATTTCATGCCGCCGGATGGCGTCCTGACGCCCGAGCGGCTGACGCAACTGCCGGTGATCACCACATCGGCGCAGGCCGGAGCCACGGCCGCACTTGACGCCTGGGCGGTGGACCGTGGCTTCAAGTTCCGCCGCATCGTCGCGTGCAACAGCATGGGCGCGGTGGCCGCCCTGGCCGCTGCCGGCCTGGGCCTGTGCGTATTGCCCAAGCCGTTCGCGTCCCGGTTCTTCAAGGAAGGGCGCCTCGTGCGCGTGGCCGCCGTGCGGGAACTGCTGGTTCCATCGCTCCCCTACTACCTGCATTGGCGGCGCGACGACGACAGTACCCTGGGCGCCGCCGTGCGAGAGACGGTGGTCGCTGTCGGGTCAAAGCCGCGCTGGCCGGGTTGA
- a CDS encoding DUF3363 domain-containing protein, with product MSQVLKAVSKSGVKASDTRGARPASTFGRGRMAAGLAGRGLGASARRVVIKSRFVVLKRAGAKAVSAHLRYIEREGVTRNGQKGQAYGADTDAADLQAFEERGRGDRHQFRLIVSPEDAPELQDLRGFTRQLMRRMEIDLETPLDWVAVDHWDTDNPHTHIVLRGWIGSERQGRDLVIAPDYLAHGVRLRACEIATEWMGPRTEAEIRQSLQREVEQQRLTGLDRQLLRQAEVDVVDLTEGAGNVPGTQRRTLLRARLQRLEAMSLAERIDANRWRLAAGMDQTLAAMGERGDILRTMHRAMKGEQRELVTDPPADASVVGRIAGKGLGDELHDRPCLVVDGIDGRAYYLKLPAGIDLGGLPLGGIVEFRPPTRESIVDRNILAVARDGIYTPASHRAQLVQTGDRDPETTVEIHVRRLEALRRSGIVERIADGAWTVPSDLLRQAREHGALKMPRRAVLLRSHLSIEQQVRAIGATWLDRGLVAGDMARPAVQGFGAQVREAMRQRVEFLIGQGLAERRGQRVVFARNLLATLRDRELSETARAIASETGLKYRRPANGQKLAATYRRSLMLVSGRYALLDDGVGFSLVPWKPVIESRLGKQVAATLHGREVAWEIGYRRGIGIC from the coding sequence GTGTCCCAGGTGCTCAAGGCCGTGTCGAAGTCCGGGGTCAAGGCGTCAGACACACGCGGTGCACGCCCCGCCTCGACCTTCGGCCGGGGGCGCATGGCCGCCGGACTGGCCGGCCGCGGCCTCGGCGCGAGCGCCCGGCGCGTGGTCATCAAGTCCCGCTTCGTCGTGCTGAAGCGCGCGGGTGCAAAAGCGGTGTCGGCACACCTGCGCTACATCGAGCGCGAGGGCGTGACCCGCAACGGACAGAAAGGACAGGCCTATGGCGCCGACACCGACGCGGCGGACCTCCAGGCCTTCGAGGAACGCGGCCGGGGCGACCGGCACCAGTTCCGCCTCATCGTCTCGCCGGAGGATGCTCCGGAACTGCAGGACCTCAGGGGCTTCACGCGGCAACTGATGCGGCGCATGGAGATCGACCTGGAGACTCCGCTGGACTGGGTCGCCGTAGACCACTGGGACACGGACAACCCGCACACCCACATCGTGCTGCGTGGCTGGATAGGCAGTGAGCGCCAGGGCCGTGACCTCGTGATCGCGCCCGACTACCTGGCCCACGGCGTGCGCCTGCGCGCCTGCGAGATCGCGACCGAATGGATGGGGCCGCGCACCGAGGCCGAGATCCGCCAGAGCCTGCAGCGCGAGGTGGAGCAGCAGCGCCTCACCGGTCTGGATCGTCAACTACTGCGCCAAGCCGAGGTGGACGTCGTGGACCTGACCGAGGGGGCAGGCAACGTACCCGGCACGCAGCGCCGGACGCTGCTGCGCGCCCGGCTGCAGCGGCTCGAAGCCATGTCGCTGGCCGAGCGCATCGACGCGAACCGCTGGCGGCTGGCGGCTGGCATGGACCAGACGCTGGCCGCCATGGGCGAGCGCGGCGACATCCTGCGCACCATGCACCGGGCCATGAAGGGCGAGCAGCGCGAGTTGGTGACCGATCCTCCGGCGGATGCGTCCGTCGTCGGGCGTATCGCGGGCAAGGGGCTGGGCGATGAACTGCATGACCGACCCTGCCTGGTGGTCGATGGCATCGACGGACGGGCGTACTACCTGAAACTGCCGGCTGGCATCGACCTGGGCGGACTACCGCTGGGCGGCATCGTGGAGTTTCGGCCGCCAACGCGGGAGAGCATCGTGGATCGGAATATCCTGGCCGTGGCCAGGGACGGCATCTACACCCCGGCCAGCCATCGGGCGCAGCTCGTGCAGACCGGCGACCGGGATCCCGAGACCACGGTGGAGATCCACGTGCGCCGACTGGAGGCGCTGCGCCGCAGCGGCATCGTGGAGCGCATCGCCGACGGCGCCTGGACCGTGCCATCGGACCTGTTGCGGCAAGCTCGGGAGCATGGCGCGCTGAAGATGCCACGGCGCGCCGTCCTATTGCGCTCGCACCTGTCTATCGAGCAGCAGGTCAGGGCCATCGGTGCGACTTGGCTGGATCGGGGGCTGGTGGCGGGCGATATGGCTCGGCCGGCTGTGCAGGGCTTTGGTGCACAGGTGCGCGAGGCCATGCGGCAGCGTGTGGAGTTCCTGATCGGGCAGGGGCTGGCCGAGCGCCGGGGCCAGCGCGTTGTCTTCGCTCGCAACCTGCTGGCGACCTTGCGGGATCGAGAGCTTTCGGAGACTGCGCGGGCAATCGCCTCCGAAACTGGCTTGAAGTACCGGAGGCCGGCCAATGGACAGAAGTTGGCCGCCACCTATCGGCGCAGCCTCATGCTCGTCAGCGGCCGCTATGCCCTCCTGGACGACGGCGTAGGGTTTAGCCTGGTGCCGTGGAAACCAGTCATTGAATCACGCCTGGGCAAGCAGGTTGCCGCCACACTTCATGGTCGCGAAGTGGCATGGGAGATCGGGTATCGGCGCGGCATTGGAATCTGTTGA
- a CDS encoding S26 family signal peptidase: MHRLALLACMALAVAAIATPAAVPLPVRIVFNPSASVARGWYRVDALGHPGSLQESLQVGSIVLARLPAGVAAFAAQRGYLPEGVPILKRIGAMAPQAVCVFDRLVWIDGVPVAAVLTHDGARRPLHPRAQCRALMQSELFLLSNTHPASFDSRYFGPIDAAAVLGIARPLWTW, translated from the coding sequence ATGCACCGCCTCGCGTTGCTGGCGTGCATGGCGCTCGCCGTGGCGGCGATTGCCACGCCTGCGGCGGTGCCGCTTCCGGTGCGGATCGTCTTCAACCCGAGCGCGAGCGTGGCGCGCGGGTGGTATCGCGTCGATGCGCTCGGTCATCCCGGCTCGCTGCAAGAATCGTTGCAGGTAGGCAGCATCGTCTTGGCTCGGCTCCCCGCTGGCGTGGCCGCGTTCGCGGCGCAGCGCGGCTACCTGCCCGAGGGCGTGCCGATCCTCAAGCGCATCGGCGCCATGGCGCCGCAGGCGGTGTGCGTCTTTGATCGCCTGGTGTGGATCGACGGGGTGCCCGTGGCGGCTGTGCTCACGCACGATGGCGCGCGCCGGCCGCTGCATCCCCGGGCGCAGTGCCGGGCGCTCATGCAGAGCGAACTTTTCCTGCTCAGCAACACCCATCCGGCGTCGTTCGACAGCCGCTACTTCGGCCCCATCGATGCCGCCGCCGTGCTCGGCATCGCGCGACCCTTGTGGACATGGTGA
- a CDS encoding DUF2840 domain-containing protein: MTAVQVAGSTPGTRAWAQAALPPAPVPVPTPMKVSLAFVEHRVNVWLRFGRPAREIVLDRWRRVAVFLPGAVCCRVKWIGNDFGTTLWQLMVLQAPTPLDGMQCISGVSPGARILLRADGEHRVKAVLAAVDAIEAAGIDPCAVAPVYWCMAGNRLAARLPLPTYTPERHAAHLARGALQ; the protein is encoded by the coding sequence ATGACGGCGGTGCAAGTGGCGGGCAGCACGCCGGGCACGCGGGCCTGGGCGCAGGCGGCGCTGCCGCCGGCCCCAGTGCCCGTGCCTACACCCATGAAGGTGTCGCTCGCCTTCGTCGAGCATCGCGTGAACGTCTGGCTGCGCTTCGGTCGGCCGGCACGCGAGATCGTGCTGGACCGCTGGCGGCGCGTCGCGGTGTTCCTGCCGGGGGCCGTCTGCTGCCGCGTCAAGTGGATCGGCAACGACTTCGGCACCACGCTGTGGCAGCTCATGGTGCTGCAGGCGCCGACGCCGCTGGATGGCATGCAGTGCATCTCGGGCGTGTCGCCCGGCGCGCGCATCCTGCTGCGCGCCGATGGCGAACATCGCGTCAAGGCCGTGCTCGCCGCTGTCGATGCGATCGAGGCGGCGGGCATCGACCCCTGCGCGGTCGCGCCGGTCTACTGGTGCATGGCGGGCAACCGGCTGGCCGCCCGCCTGCCGCTGCCGACCTACACGCCGGAGCGCCACGCGGCGCACCTGGCACGCGGGGCACTGCAATGA
- a CDS encoding chromosome partitioning protein ParB — MTAVGTPKPSRRAAIGRRPAPDPATAWVHREDGGAAPVKAAMKAAVFTARLTIDVTPALRGRIKVIAFQRGITAADMLRELLEREYPEARP, encoded by the coding sequence ATGACGGCTGTCGGTACACCGAAGCCATCGCGGCGGGCCGCCATCGGCCGCCGGCCGGCGCCCGACCCGGCCACGGCCTGGGTGCATCGGGAAGATGGCGGCGCGGCGCCGGTGAAAGCAGCGATGAAAGCGGCGGTGTTCACCGCGCGCCTGACCATCGACGTGACGCCAGCGCTGCGTGGGCGCATCAAGGTGATCGCGTTCCAGCGCGGCATCACCGCCGCCGACATGCTGCGCGAGCTGCTGGAGCGCGAGTACCCGGAGGCACGGCCATGA
- the parA gene encoding ParA family partition ATPase, producing the protein MKETRARADGAQEGSSAQIQGSESRSPETQGTQAGKQASLVGKVIALLNQKGGAGKTTLSTHLAGAFASQGQRVTLIDADPQGSALDWAQRRLQSGQGRLYGVFGLARNTLHREVPPIALQADYVVIDGPPRVAALARSALLAADLVLIPVQPSAYDVWATQEMVGLIQEAQVFRPALRAAFVINRRVVGTVIGREARAALADQSFPTLRADIAQRIAFADCVAAGKLVWEVAPKGAAAREVAALADAVQEALR; encoded by the coding sequence ATGAAAGAGACGCGCGCGCGAGCCGACGGTGCCCAAGAAGGCAGCAGTGCTCAAATCCAAGGCAGCGAAAGCCGTTCACCAGAAACCCAGGGAACGCAGGCCGGCAAACAGGCCAGCCTGGTCGGCAAGGTCATCGCCTTGTTGAACCAGAAAGGCGGCGCCGGAAAGACCACGCTGTCCACGCACCTGGCCGGCGCGTTCGCCAGCCAGGGGCAGCGCGTCACGCTCATCGATGCCGATCCCCAGGGCTCGGCCCTGGACTGGGCGCAACGACGGCTGCAGAGCGGCCAGGGCCGGCTCTACGGGGTCTTCGGGCTGGCACGGAACACCCTCCATCGGGAAGTGCCTCCGATCGCCCTGCAGGCCGACTACGTGGTCATCGACGGGCCGCCCAGGGTGGCGGCGCTCGCGCGCTCCGCGCTGCTGGCCGCCGACCTGGTGCTGATCCCCGTGCAGCCCAGCGCCTACGACGTCTGGGCCACGCAGGAAATGGTGGGCCTGATCCAGGAAGCGCAGGTGTTCCGGCCTGCGCTGCGCGCGGCCTTCGTCATCAACCGGCGCGTGGTTGGGACCGTGATCGGGCGCGAGGCGCGCGCCGCGCTGGCAGACCAGTCGTTTCCGACGCTGCGCGCCGACATCGCGCAGCGCATCGCCTTCGCCGACTGTGTGGCGGCGGGCAAGCTGGTGTGGGAGGTGGCGCCCAAGGGCGCCGCAGCGCGTGAGGTGGCTGCGCTGGCGGATGCCGTGCAGGAGGCGCTGCGATGA
- a CDS encoding helix-turn-helix transcriptional regulator, with protein sequence MAAGHPIPSRGTAAAAPQPAPAAPAAKPEFLTTDEAATLLRLSPRTLEKQRVLGGGPRFRKFGARVVYALADLRAWADSNTYGMTSDPGYVVRDSVR encoded by the coding sequence ATGGCAGCAGGACATCCGATCCCCTCACGCGGCACGGCAGCGGCTGCGCCGCAGCCCGCTCCTGCGGCGCCGGCCGCAAAGCCTGAATTCCTGACCACCGACGAGGCGGCCACGCTGCTGCGGCTGTCGCCGCGCACGCTGGAGAAGCAGCGCGTGCTGGGCGGGGGGCCGCGCTTTCGCAAGTTTGGTGCGCGCGTGGTCTACGCGCTGGCCGACCTGCGCGCCTGGGCCGACAGCAACACCTACGGCATGACCTCCGATCCGGGCTACGTGGTCCGGGATTCGGTGCGCTGA
- a CDS encoding DUF2285 domain-containing protein produces MSLASDVSPAHIAGACVFALDPRLDAREAHPVWLDAEEAMLHVRPAQLRGVPCGQVFSLWRIPGRKRLLHGGADLILCAQDGPALLRASLSPALADGQPCRFSIPLGMDAAPCRAQLRLVAGERSAPAFRRVARTHLLHMRCLQALDAQQAGLGQRDVAQVLFGASAVAEHWHADSDLRAQVRHILARGRAWMNGGYLQLARVRPA; encoded by the coding sequence GTGAGCCTCGCAAGCGACGTGTCCCCAGCGCACATCGCTGGGGCCTGCGTTTTCGCGCTTGACCCTCGCCTGGATGCGCGAGAGGCGCATCCCGTCTGGCTCGACGCCGAGGAGGCCATGCTGCACGTGCGGCCGGCGCAGTTGCGCGGCGTGCCGTGCGGGCAAGTCTTCAGCCTCTGGCGCATCCCTGGCCGCAAGCGCCTGCTGCATGGAGGCGCCGACCTGATCCTCTGCGCCCAGGACGGGCCAGCACTGCTGCGGGCCAGCCTGTCGCCCGCGCTGGCCGACGGCCAGCCCTGCCGCTTCTCGATCCCTCTAGGCATGGACGCCGCACCTTGCCGTGCACAGTTGCGCCTTGTCGCCGGTGAGCGATCCGCGCCTGCTTTCCGGCGCGTCGCGCGCACCCACCTTCTGCACATGCGCTGCCTGCAGGCCCTCGACGCGCAGCAGGCCGGGCTCGGCCAGCGAGATGTCGCCCAGGTCCTGTTCGGCGCCAGTGCCGTCGCCGAGCACTGGCATGCGGACAGCGACCTGCGCGCCCAGGTGCGGCACATCCTGGCGCGCGGGCGAGCTTGGATGAACGGCGGCTACCTCCAACTCGCCAGAGTACGCCCCGCTTAG
- a CDS encoding transcriptional regulator domain-containing protein has product MTMPCETVCAPWRAAAAYLYALDLDGPALAWEYLRRHPGYRAACLGEPRKRRVPSAHRWGLRFRA; this is encoded by the coding sequence ATGACGATGCCTTGCGAAACGGTTTGCGCGCCCTGGCGCGCCGCAGCCGCCTACCTCTATGCGCTGGACCTGGACGGTCCGGCGCTGGCCTGGGAGTATCTGCGCCGGCATCCCGGCTACCGGGCAGCCTGCCTGGGTGAGCCTCGCAAGCGACGTGTCCCCAGCGCACATCGCTGGGGCCTGCGTTTTCGCGCTTGA
- a CDS encoding DUF2958 domain-containing protein: MTFLTDEQRRQMLANGVARARGEATDPYPVVKLYTPDAGAAWVLTALAADGDLAYGLIDAGTGFPELGEVSLSMLAGIRGPKGEPVAVEPQYRPRKTLVAYLADAQRDGMITD, from the coding sequence ATGACCTTCCTCACTGACGAGCAGCGACGCCAGATGCTGGCCAACGGCGTGGCCCGCGCCCGTGGCGAAGCAACCGATCCTTATCCCGTGGTCAAGCTCTACACGCCGGATGCCGGCGCTGCCTGGGTGCTCACGGCCTTGGCCGCCGACGGCGACCTGGCCTACGGGCTCATCGATGCGGGTACCGGCTTTCCTGAGCTGGGCGAGGTAAGCCTGTCGATGCTGGCGGGCATCCGGGGCCCGAAGGGCGAGCCCGTTGCGGTGGAGCCGCAGTACCGTCCGCGCAAGACACTCGTGGCCTACCTGGCCGACGCACAGCGCGACGGCATGATCACCGATTGA
- a CDS encoding helix-turn-helix domain-containing protein, which translates to MRSNQDPALLRAFAAEIKARRAASALSQEGLAFASGVTRTFVAKLELGQTSPSLTTIFRLAEGLGTGPDEMIHSTMKRYKKELRGQHASQ; encoded by the coding sequence GTGCGCTCCAACCAAGATCCCGCTCTGCTGCGTGCCTTCGCCGCCGAAATCAAGGCACGGCGCGCGGCGTCGGCGCTCAGCCAGGAGGGCTTGGCATTCGCATCCGGCGTCACGCGCACCTTCGTTGCCAAGCTGGAACTGGGCCAGACCAGCCCCTCGCTGACGACGATTTTCCGGCTGGCCGAGGGACTGGGAACCGGACCGGACGAGATGATCCACTCTACGATGAAGCGATACAAGAAAGAACTGCGCGGGCAGCATGCCAGCCAGTGA
- a CDS encoding DUF2958 domain-containing protein yields MMTFITDEQRAQLLANGRRSIEDEGFDPPPVVKLFTPDAGATWLLTEIDGDGDRCFGLCDLGQGFPELGYVSLHELAMLRGPLGLPIERDLHFRADKTIGAYAREARLAGRIVA; encoded by the coding sequence ATGATGACGTTCATCACCGACGAACAACGCGCGCAGTTGCTGGCCAACGGCCGGCGATCCATCGAGGACGAGGGCTTCGACCCGCCGCCGGTGGTCAAGCTGTTCACGCCCGATGCGGGCGCCACCTGGCTGCTGACCGAGATCGACGGGGACGGTGATCGCTGCTTCGGGCTCTGCGACCTGGGCCAGGGCTTCCCCGAGCTCGGCTATGTGAGCCTGCACGAGTTGGCGATGCTGCGCGGTCCGTTGGGGCTGCCGATCGAGCGCGACCTGCACTTCCGCGCCGACAAGACCATCGGCGCCTACGCGCGCGAAGCTCGGCTGGCCGGGCGCATCGTGGCGTAG
- a CDS encoding DUF736 domain-containing protein, with the protein MSTIGNFTATGNSYTGTVRTLTLNVKVRIVPNDKGSEHAPDFRIVAGNGLEIGAAWKKVSKADRPYLSVTLDDPSFPATLYARLVEGEDGAHNLIWTRSKAD; encoded by the coding sequence ATGAGCACCATCGGCAACTTCACCGCGACGGGCAACAGCTACACCGGCACCGTGCGCACGCTCACCCTGAACGTCAAGGTCCGCATCGTGCCCAACGACAAGGGCAGCGAGCACGCCCCGGATTTCCGCATCGTCGCGGGCAACGGGCTGGAGATCGGCGCGGCCTGGAAGAAGGTCAGCAAGGCCGACCGGCCCTACCTGTCGGTGACGCTGGACGACCCATCCTTCCCGGCCACCCTCTACGCCCGCCTGGTCGAAGGCGAGGACGGCGCGCACAACCTGATCTGGACGCGCAGCAAGGCCGACTGA